The following coding sequences are from one Achromobacter sp. B7 window:
- a CDS encoding YbjN domain-containing protein produces MTETSLILDVDAERLQALLQSVGYRVTLSEQNGMVQLLSASQGVGFAARMGNPAQEDGHFLDYTLSCALRVQGDVPAGLAERWNVEKRFARLTVQGVFLVLELDVIVAGGVSESYLRATTELWDRLLQEFLLFLRANASPQGDVNALETPADSLATA; encoded by the coding sequence ATGACCGAAACCAGCTTGATTCTTGATGTCGATGCCGAACGCCTGCAAGCGTTGCTGCAATCCGTGGGCTACCGCGTCACGCTGTCCGAGCAGAACGGCATGGTGCAGTTGCTAAGCGCCAGCCAGGGCGTGGGTTTTGCCGCCCGCATGGGCAACCCCGCCCAAGAGGACGGGCATTTTCTGGACTACACGCTGAGCTGCGCGCTGCGCGTGCAGGGTGACGTGCCCGCCGGCCTGGCAGAGCGCTGGAACGTGGAAAAGCGCTTTGCCCGGCTGACGGTGCAAGGCGTGTTCCTGGTGCTGGAGCTGGACGTGATCGTGGCGGGCGGCGTGTCGGAATCGTATCTGCGCGCCACGACGGAATTGTGGGACCGCTTGCTGCAAGAGTTCCTGCTGTTCCTGCGCGCCAATGCGTCGCCGCAGGGGGACGTCAATGCGTTGGAAACGCCGGCCGACTCGTTGGCGACTGCGTAA
- a CDS encoding DNA repair protein has product MHTVWDESRHAATTGRGRRLAAAVALCAAGLSVAGGARAESMEERLRAQLRSTTQQLQQLQSEQAQINAAKTAAETQRDAAQKELESLRAQLAKTRGQAEKLAGQQDAVAQAAQSQVAASQAQLGKFKGAYDELLTLSRAKEAERAALARTVALRDADIKTCVAKNRQMYEAGKEILNAYEGISTGDILAIKQPFAGKARVQFEEQAQAYGDQLYDAQVAGSQAAATSRP; this is encoded by the coding sequence ATGCATACCGTTTGGGATGAATCCCGCCACGCGGCCACGACGGGACGCGGGCGGCGCTTGGCGGCGGCCGTGGCCTTGTGCGCGGCCGGCTTGAGCGTGGCGGGCGGCGCGCGGGCCGAAAGCATGGAAGAGCGCCTGCGCGCGCAGCTGCGCAGCACCACGCAGCAGCTACAGCAGCTGCAAAGCGAGCAGGCGCAGATCAACGCGGCCAAGACGGCGGCGGAAACGCAACGCGACGCGGCGCAGAAAGAACTGGAGTCGCTGCGCGCGCAGTTGGCCAAGACCCGTGGCCAGGCCGAAAAGCTTGCCGGGCAACAGGACGCCGTGGCGCAAGCCGCGCAGTCGCAAGTCGCGGCCAGCCAGGCACAGCTGGGCAAGTTCAAGGGCGCGTACGACGAGCTCTTGACCTTGTCGCGCGCCAAGGAAGCGGAGCGCGCCGCGCTGGCCCGCACGGTGGCGCTGCGCGATGCGGACATCAAGACCTGCGTGGCCAAGAACCGCCAGATGTACGAGGCGGGCAAAGAAATTCTGAACGCCTACGAAGGCATCAGCACGGGCGACATCCTGGCCATCAAGCAGCCCTTTGCCGGCAAGGCCCGCGTGCAGTTCGAAGAGCAGGCGCAGGCCTATGGCGATCAGCTGTACGACGCGCAGGTGGCTGGCAGTCAAGCCGCTGCAACGTCGCGCCCGTAG